A window of Apium graveolens cultivar Ventura chromosome 8, ASM990537v1, whole genome shotgun sequence contains these coding sequences:
- the LOC141680377 gene encoding uncharacterized protein LOC141680377: MQPPQPPPEGVTTFKIFQSVKPPEFKGTQDPVEAHAWLKEIEKAFALTNVGDNQKVEYFTYFIKGESNYWWESAKDLEATEVITWDRFKRMFLDKYFPRYMQTQMEMKFFELKQDNMTVGEYENKFTELSRFMGKYVDSEEKRAKRFQQGLKLD; encoded by the coding sequence ATGCAACCCCCCCAACCACCCCCAGAAGGTGTCACTACTTTCAAAATATTCCAATCTGTAAAACCCCCAGAATTCAAAGGAACACAAGACCCGGTGGAAGCTCATGCTTGGcttaaggaaatagaaaaggcctTTGCCCTAACGAATGTTGGAGATAACCAGAAGGTGGAGTATttcacttattttattaaaggtgaatcaaactattggtgggagtcggCAAAAGATTTAGAAGCTACTGAAGTTAttacttgggataggtttaagAGAATGTTCTTGGATAAGTATTTTCCTCGCTATATGCAAACACAAATGGAGATGAAATTCTTTGAGTTAAAGCAAGACAACATGACGGTCGGTGAATATGAGAACAAGTTTACAGAACTTTCTAGGTTTATGGGAAAGTATGTTGATTCTGAAGAGAAAAGGGcaaaaaggttccaacagggattGAAGCTTGATTAA